Genomic window (Verrucomicrobiia bacterium):
TGTCCACATTGACGGACGTTTTTGTGATCCTCGGGCCATAGGTGCGGATGCCGGCGGCCACCCAGGCGTCTGAGTAGGACCAGATCAGCAGGGCACCGACGAACGAGATCAGCAGGATCACTGTGGTGGCGATGATCAGGGGCTTTTTCATGAATGTCGGACTGCATTCGACGGGCTCTCGAACGAAATACAAGCCGGATTGGGCGCGAAGCGCAGTCCTGCAGTCCTGAAGGCCATGATTCGATCGGACATGGCCTCCCTCAATTCCGATCCCTGGTCCCGATGCTCAACGGAGGCCGATGGACTTCCGCGTCCGCACCAGCCTTCGGATGGACGCGAACTGACGCGGGCGCGATGCATGGCGGAAAGCGGCACCGAACGGACCCGATGGAAGCGGCGATTCGCGGTCGCTCCACACCTGCCATCACCACCGACATCGCGGGCGGGCTGATTTCGTCGGGCTTGTCCAACCTGGCGGGAAGGCGTGATGCGGTCTTGCTGGGAAACGGTGGTTGACTTGTACAGGAGCGGGGCGTAACCCGGCCGGCGGAGTTGCTGAAACCAAACACCCGCTGCCGGCGGCGAGTGAAAAAATCCGAATCACCGTTACATCCCGCTGAAGATCCAATCCACTTCGTTCTGCGTTTGCAGCTCCCCGCTCAAACCCGATTCAGCTGAACCCGCCGCGAGCCCGACGTCTCGGTGGCGAACCCACGCAAGCACCATGTCGCCGACCGCCAGCAACGCTCGATGGATGGCCCCGGGGTTCGGCGCCGCACGATGGCCAGGGTCTTTGGCCCTGGCCGCTCTGGCCTGTACCGCCGGCTGGTCTGGGAGGGCGGCAGAGGCACCGCGCGGATTGGAGCAGCGGCCGGCGTTTTCCGCCTTTCTTGAGGACAGGATGCCCGAAGCGGCACCCACGCTCTCCAGTTCGTGGTCGGCGGTGGTCGCGTTTCCCAATCTCACGTTCCTCAACCCTGTTGGCATCCTGCCGGTGCCCGGCACCTCCAACCTGGCGGTGTACGAGCGCGAGGGACGGATCTACCAGATTGCGAGCGATCCGGACACCGCGATGAAGACCTTGGTGCTCGACCTCACGGGCCAGTGCCAGGGCTGGGATGACTCCGGCCTCCTGGGCATCGCATACCACCCGGGATTCGAGACCAATCGCCATCTTTTTGTTTATTACACCTTCGTGGCCCCCGGCACCGTGCTCGGGAGCGCCGACGGTCGCCCACCGATAGCGACCCCGAATCGTGACCGCCTGGTGCGCTACACCCTGGACGCACAGGGCGTCGCGGTCCCCGGCAGCGCGGTGATCCTCATAGATCAGGTCTCGGATACCGTGTGGCACAACGGCGGTGGGATGTTCTTCCACCCGCTGGATGGATTCCTTTACCTGACCAACGGCGACGACCACGTCGTCGCCCACAACCAGCGCATTCATCACAGCCTGCACTCGGGAGTGCTGCGCATTGATGTGGACCGTCGTGGCGGCACCATCAGTCACCCCATCCCCAGGCAACCGCTCCCGGCGGGCAGCGTGACGGCCAATTACTACATTCCCAACGACAACCCATTTGTTGGCCAGCCCGGGGTGCTGGAGGAGTTTTTCGCGATCGGCCTGCGCAGCCCTCACCGGATGACCGTGGATCCCCCGACCGGGAGGATTTTTATTGGCGATGTGGGGGGCGCGCTCCGGGAGGAGTTGAACATCATTGAACCGAACGATCCGCCCGGACTCAATTTTCAGTGGAACCGGATCGAGGGCCTCCAGGGAGACCTGGTCCCGCCGTATATCGGGGTCAACCGGCGTCCGGTCCTGAGTTATCCCCGGACGGATGGCGCGGCGATCATCGGCGGCTACGTGTACCGCGGGCAGGAGTTCGCCGCCGAACTGGGCGGCCGCTACATCTTCGGAGACAACATCGCCAATGTGATCTGGGCGCTGGATGAGTCGAGCACACCGCCGCGGAAGGTGTTCCTTTGCAACCTGCCCCGGGGTCCGGGACCCAGTGCCGGCAACGATTATGTGGGCCTGTCGGGATTTGGATTGGACCACAACAACGAGCT
Coding sequences:
- a CDS encoding PQQ-dependent sugar dehydrogenase, whose amino-acid sequence is MSPTASNARWMAPGFGAARWPGSLALAALACTAGWSGRAAEAPRGLEQRPAFSAFLEDRMPEAAPTLSSSWSAVVAFPNLTFLNPVGILPVPGTSNLAVYEREGRIYQIASDPDTAMKTLVLDLTGQCQGWDDSGLLGIAYHPGFETNRHLFVYYTFVAPGTVLGSADGRPPIATPNRDRLVRYTLDAQGVAVPGSAVILIDQVSDTVWHNGGGMFFHPLDGFLYLTNGDDHVVAHNQRIHHSLHSGVLRIDVDRRGGTISHPIPRQPLPAGSVTANYYIPNDNPFVGQPGVLEEFFAIGLRSPHRMTVDPPTGRIFIGDVGGALREELNIIEPNDPPGLNFQWNRIEGLQGDLVPPYIGVNRRPVLSYPRTDGAAIIGGYVYRGQEFAAELGGRYIFGDNIANVIWALDESSTPPRKVFLCNLPRGPGPSAGNDYVGLSGFGLDHNNELYLCQLSSTAGQIYKLRRGGTPAPALPPLLSLTGAFTDLATLTPAP